The Thalassoroseus pseudoceratinae genome has a segment encoding these proteins:
- a CDS encoding YbaB/EbfC family nucleoid-associated protein, whose amino-acid sequence MFGKLGDIASLMKQAPEIMRQAQQMQSKAAEVQEQLKEVRVEGVAGGGMVNVSADGQQRVLNVKIDPTLLETPDAEMLEDLILAATNQALEKSREKAAEMMQGLTANMDIPGMQDMMGKFGLGPTSVPPTMPEDEDE is encoded by the coding sequence ATGTTTGGAAAGCTCGGTGACATCGCTTCTTTGATGAAGCAAGCTCCGGAAATCATGCGGCAAGCTCAGCAAATGCAAAGCAAAGCGGCCGAAGTGCAGGAGCAACTCAAGGAAGTTCGTGTCGAAGGGGTAGCCGGCGGTGGGATGGTGAATGTGTCGGCCGACGGACAACAACGAGTCTTGAATGTCAAAATCGATCCGACACTTCTCGAAACCCCTGACGCCGAAATGCTTGAGGACTTGATCCTCGCTGCCACCAACCAGGCTCTCGAAAAGTCGCGGGAAAAAGCAGCGGAGATGATGCAAGGGCTGACCGCGAATATGGATATTCCCGGCATGCAAGACATGATGGGCAAATTTGGTCTCGGGCCGACCTCTGTTCCGCCAACGATGCCGGAAGACGAGGACGAGTAG
- a CDS encoding rhomboid family intramembrane serine protease: MRQLATFEQSEEAQRLTDYLFASGMRVTIERDEDRWMVWVIEEDDLDRAREELTAFRENPNDEKYRAAREVADELRARELKEAKAAAKRMVNVRDQWQNPTAGRLPVTIGLLIGIAFVTIVTRSGEDEGAFYQKLTIASYQISNYYMYWDGLADVRSGEVWRLVTPIFLHGSIFSIPFLHALFNAYWLYYFGGMMEYRRGSWRLLLFVIAAAIGSNLAQYFWSGPRFGGMSGVNYGLFGYLWMKTRYAPDSGIYLDHNTIVFFVVFFFLCLTGILGPVANFAHGGGLVIGMIVGYAPKFWRDLRR; the protein is encoded by the coding sequence ATGCGACAACTCGCGACTTTCGAGCAATCCGAAGAAGCCCAACGGCTGACCGATTATCTTTTCGCCAGCGGTATGCGGGTGACGATCGAACGGGATGAAGACCGGTGGATGGTTTGGGTGATTGAAGAAGATGACTTGGATCGAGCCCGTGAAGAATTGACCGCGTTCCGGGAAAACCCGAACGATGAAAAATATCGCGCGGCTCGAGAAGTGGCCGACGAGTTGCGTGCGCGAGAACTCAAGGAAGCCAAAGCCGCCGCCAAACGCATGGTCAATGTGCGTGACCAATGGCAAAACCCCACCGCCGGCCGTTTGCCTGTAACGATTGGGCTCCTCATCGGAATTGCATTCGTGACGATCGTAACGCGGTCCGGGGAAGACGAGGGTGCGTTCTACCAGAAACTCACGATCGCCAGCTACCAAATCAGTAATTACTACATGTATTGGGATGGTCTAGCGGACGTCCGAAGTGGTGAGGTTTGGCGGCTAGTCACGCCCATTTTTCTACACGGTTCGATTTTCAGCATCCCCTTCCTGCACGCGTTATTCAACGCCTATTGGCTGTACTACTTTGGCGGGATGATGGAGTACCGTCGCGGGAGTTGGCGACTGCTGTTGTTCGTGATTGCCGCTGCGATTGGTTCGAATCTCGCTCAGTATTTTTGGAGCGGACCGCGATTCGGTGGGATGTCCGGCGTGAATTATGGACTCTTTGGCTATCTGTGGATGAAGACTCGTTACGCGCCGGACTCGGGGATTTATCTCGATCACAACACAATCGTGTTCTTTGTGGTCTTCTTTTTCTTGTGTCTCACTGGCATTCTTGGTCCGGTGGCGAATTTTGCGCACGGCGGGGGCTTGGTGATCGGGATGATTGTCGGCTACGCACCAAAGTTTTGGCGAGACTTACGGCGGTGA
- a CDS encoding PQQ-dependent sugar dehydrogenase, with protein MKTLLACLCLTATAVAAEVDTSPVPAKAQRVFRQLRFDRPILVSHANDGSDRIFVVEQKGQIRVFPNQPDVDEMETFLDIREDVVYKDKQNEEGLLGMAFHPNYEKNGEFFLYYTTSDAPHTSVVVRRRVSKDDPNKADPNFSQEILRVKQPFWNHNGGTIVFGPDGYLYIALGDGGSANDPQGNGQNLGTLLGAILRIDVDKTAKGKKYAVPADNPFVGRPGARPEIYAYGLRNVWRMSFDEKTKMFWAADVGQNLWEEINIIVPGGNYGWNVREGLHPFPPESKSDASKYIDPIFEYPHSIGKSITGGEVYRGTKIPELVGKYVYADYVSGLVWALDYDASKKQVVGNHPIEASKLPVMSFGMDQDGELYMTTSVNAIYKIVPTK; from the coding sequence ATGAAAACGCTGCTTGCTTGTTTGTGTCTGACAGCGACCGCTGTCGCTGCTGAAGTTGACACCTCACCGGTTCCCGCGAAAGCACAGCGGGTGTTTCGCCAGTTGCGGTTCGATCGCCCGATTCTTGTCAGTCATGCGAACGATGGTTCCGACCGAATTTTCGTCGTCGAACAGAAGGGCCAAATCCGCGTCTTCCCGAATCAACCGGACGTCGACGAAATGGAGACATTCCTCGATATCCGCGAGGACGTTGTCTACAAGGACAAGCAAAATGAAGAAGGCCTGTTGGGCATGGCTTTCCATCCCAATTACGAAAAGAACGGCGAGTTCTTCCTCTACTACACGACGAGTGACGCACCGCACACGTCTGTGGTTGTCCGTCGCCGAGTCTCGAAAGACGATCCCAACAAGGCTGACCCGAACTTCTCGCAGGAGATTCTGCGAGTGAAGCAACCGTTCTGGAATCACAACGGCGGAACCATCGTCTTCGGACCGGATGGCTACCTTTACATTGCCCTCGGTGACGGCGGCAGTGCGAACGATCCACAGGGCAACGGGCAGAATTTGGGCACGCTCCTTGGCGCGATTTTGCGAATCGATGTCGACAAAACCGCTAAAGGCAAGAAGTACGCCGTTCCTGCCGACAACCCGTTCGTCGGTCGGCCTGGCGCCCGTCCGGAAATTTACGCCTACGGACTCCGTAACGTTTGGCGGATGTCGTTCGACGAAAAAACCAAGATGTTCTGGGCAGCCGATGTCGGTCAGAATCTTTGGGAAGAAATCAACATCATCGTTCCGGGAGGCAACTACGGTTGGAATGTGCGTGAAGGTCTCCATCCGTTCCCGCCCGAATCGAAATCGGATGCGTCGAAGTACATTGATCCCATCTTCGAGTATCCCCACTCCATCGGAAAGTCGATTACCGGCGGCGAAGTGTACCGAGGCACGAAGATTCCGGAACTCGTTGGCAAATATGTATATGCCGATTACGTTTCGGGCTTGGTTTGGGCTCTCGATTACGACGCTAGCAAGAAACAAGTCGTCGGAAATCATCCGATCGAAGCATCCAAGTTGCCGGTCATGTCCTTCGGAATGGATCAAGACGGCGAACTCTACATGACCACATCGGTCAATGCGATCTACAAGATTGTGCCTACCAAGTAG
- a CDS encoding methylamine utilization protein, with protein sequence MLRLLFGLSLFVLPGVLVAEETGTLTGQFLYDGPAPNREKLELNKDIEYCAPHNLKSEELIVDPQTRGIKNIILWLDTKSSGQKPKFESAPEHSKQVVFDNKNCRFNPHISVLMTTQKLLVKNSDPIAHAALVNAFVNDPLNAVVNAKSTADTTYNLPYVEPLPIKITCPIHAWMSAYLVVQDHPFVAVTDANGQFEIKGLPPGEWTFRVWQESCGYVKSATQAGEEQTWDRGRMTVTIEPGKNAIGVFQLKPELFQN encoded by the coding sequence ATGCTGCGGCTTCTTTTTGGACTTTCCCTTTTTGTGCTTCCCGGTGTTCTCGTGGCGGAAGAAACCGGAACTTTGACCGGTCAATTCCTCTACGACGGGCCCGCACCGAACCGGGAGAAACTCGAACTCAACAAAGACATCGAATACTGTGCTCCCCACAATCTGAAATCGGAAGAATTGATTGTCGATCCCCAAACTCGGGGCATCAAGAACATCATTTTGTGGTTGGACACGAAATCCAGCGGACAGAAACCAAAATTCGAATCCGCTCCAGAGCATTCAAAACAGGTTGTCTTCGATAACAAGAATTGTCGGTTCAATCCCCACATTTCTGTGTTGATGACCACTCAAAAACTGCTCGTCAAGAATTCCGACCCGATCGCTCACGCCGCTTTGGTGAACGCCTTCGTCAACGACCCACTCAATGCCGTCGTCAACGCGAAATCGACTGCGGACACCACGTACAATTTGCCGTATGTCGAGCCGTTGCCGATCAAGATCACATGCCCGATTCATGCATGGATGTCAGCGTATCTTGTTGTGCAAGATCACCCGTTCGTTGCCGTCACCGATGCCAACGGGCAGTTCGAGATCAAAGGATTGCCGCCGGGCGAATGGACATTCCGCGTTTGGCAGGAATCCTGCGGCTATGTGAAATCCGCTACGCAAGCCGGTGAAGAACAGACTTGGGATCGCGGACGCATGACGGTGACCATCGAGCCTGGAAAAAATGCCATCGGCGTGTTCCAATTGAAGCCGGAACTCTTCCAAAATTGA
- a CDS encoding GTPase — MPANLTPQYHKAEDAYRRAQSAEERVACLQEMIKLIPKHKGTDHLQADLKTRLKEAKQDVETEKKAPKTGRTFRFPRQGAGQVLVLGAPNAGKSRVLAELTNAEPEVANYPYTTHEPMPGMMPWQDATVQLIDTPPTTADHLEPYVLNLVRTADLVVLCLDGSSDDAPDETAELLEQFRSRSTMLGRENGFVDDDFSLVQVKTLVVVTRAGSDGLEERLEYFREMVPTPFEIQRVEFDREDSREELRDRVFQMLGVIRVYTKAPGKPAEYKDPFTIPVGGTVEDLAVKVHRDLAESLKFAKVWGESAHDGQSVGRDHQLADRDLVELHA, encoded by the coding sequence ATGCCTGCGAACCTCACGCCGCAATATCACAAAGCCGAAGACGCATACCGCCGGGCCCAGTCGGCAGAAGAACGAGTTGCGTGTTTGCAGGAGATGATCAAACTCATCCCAAAGCACAAGGGGACAGATCATCTCCAAGCCGACTTGAAGACGCGTCTGAAGGAAGCCAAGCAAGACGTCGAAACCGAGAAGAAGGCTCCGAAGACTGGCCGCACGTTTCGGTTTCCTCGACAGGGCGCGGGGCAAGTTCTTGTGTTGGGGGCCCCGAATGCGGGGAAAAGTCGAGTGCTCGCAGAGCTGACGAACGCCGAACCGGAAGTCGCCAATTACCCCTACACCACTCACGAACCAATGCCCGGCATGATGCCTTGGCAAGACGCAACCGTGCAACTGATCGACACCCCGCCCACCACAGCGGATCATTTGGAGCCGTATGTGTTGAACCTGGTCCGAACTGCGGATCTTGTGGTGTTGTGTCTGGATGGTTCTTCAGACGATGCCCCCGACGAAACCGCGGAGTTACTCGAACAATTCCGTTCACGGAGTACGATGCTGGGCCGCGAAAATGGATTCGTCGATGACGATTTCAGTCTCGTGCAGGTGAAAACATTGGTGGTTGTCACCCGTGCGGGTTCCGATGGACTGGAGGAACGTCTGGAATACTTCCGCGAGATGGTGCCAACGCCCTTCGAGATTCAACGGGTGGAATTCGATCGAGAGGATTCGAGAGAAGAACTGCGCGATCGCGTTTTTCAGATGCTCGGAGTGATTCGCGTTTACACCAAAGCCCCCGGCAAACCGGCCGAGTACAAGGACCCGTTCACAATTCCTGTCGGTGGTACGGTCGAGGATCTGGCAGTGAAGGTGCACCGCGATTTGGCCGAGTCCCTGAAATTCGCAAAAGTGTGGGGCGAGAGTGCTCACGACGGGCAAAGCGTTGGCCGTGATCATCAACTGGCGGACCGTGATCTTGTCGAACTCCACGCTTAG
- the dnaX gene encoding DNA polymerase III subunit gamma/tau, with product MDTNSPHYTVLARRFRPQTFDEVIGQQHVARALQNAIRHERVAHAYLFTGARGVGKTSMARILAKALNCPNVNDAVPCNNCDICQAISVGNDVDVLEIDGASNRGIDDIRQLRANVNVKSMRSRYKVYIIDEVHMLTTDAFNALLKTLEEPPPGVKFVFCTTEPEKLLDTILSRCQRFDFASIETQNIVERLAEIATAEGYEVAPEALELVARRAGGSMRDSQSLFDQVLAFAEDTITADDIHQLLGTATDDRLVALVDALVSRDRPSLVQLFDAALASGVQLTELTDQLLRYLRDLMLTATGAETTSLMSVSENHRDTLRRQAEDWGLPTIIAALQILTEARSQMNRVNYGRVLGELALIRISLLEDLRSIDAMLHAIQTKDERTDSIPSPRRIKSQDTAERPASANSAPTPPPVTEKKKLETEQKPEIPHQTAPPSRPKVKIKKGCEPELLTQLIETSDVRFQSHLRTASLAIFEPNGLELAFDTSYDFSRRFCEKNLDEIQRLACRLTGQSVAVRIAAPAESTSPQPKAPVAESRPRRSMEDVENIPFVRDLLSVFNAKVLQVQTLKAAEVASIPDLNSGAAAEVSGLSEPDGEESQDLPE from the coding sequence ATGGATACCAATTCGCCTCACTACACTGTGCTTGCCCGTCGGTTTCGTCCGCAAACATTCGACGAAGTCATCGGTCAGCAACATGTGGCACGGGCTCTGCAAAACGCCATTCGACACGAACGAGTGGCCCATGCCTATCTCTTCACGGGTGCGCGTGGTGTCGGCAAGACCTCGATGGCACGAATTCTCGCGAAGGCTCTGAACTGCCCGAATGTCAACGATGCTGTCCCGTGCAACAACTGCGACATCTGCCAAGCGATTTCGGTCGGCAACGATGTCGATGTGCTGGAAATCGACGGTGCCTCAAACCGTGGGATCGACGACATCCGCCAACTTCGAGCGAATGTCAACGTGAAGTCGATGCGGAGTCGGTACAAAGTTTACATCATCGACGAAGTTCACATGCTCACGACGGATGCGTTCAATGCGTTGCTCAAAACGCTGGAAGAACCACCGCCGGGGGTGAAGTTCGTTTTCTGCACAACCGAGCCTGAGAAACTGCTCGACACAATTCTCTCGCGATGCCAACGGTTCGATTTTGCATCGATTGAAACGCAAAACATTGTGGAACGCCTAGCCGAGATTGCGACAGCCGAAGGGTATGAGGTCGCGCCGGAAGCGTTAGAACTCGTGGCCCGACGGGCTGGGGGTTCGATGCGCGACAGTCAATCGTTGTTCGATCAGGTCCTGGCGTTCGCGGAAGATACGATTACCGCCGACGATATCCACCAGCTTCTGGGAACGGCCACCGACGACCGCTTGGTGGCATTGGTCGATGCCCTCGTCAGCCGTGATCGTCCCAGCCTGGTTCAATTGTTCGACGCCGCCCTCGCGAGCGGTGTGCAACTGACGGAATTGACGGACCAGCTGCTGCGCTACCTCCGTGACCTGATGCTCACTGCAACTGGCGCGGAAACCACATCGTTAATGAGCGTCAGTGAGAATCATCGCGACACTCTCCGTCGCCAGGCCGAAGACTGGGGGTTGCCGACGATTATTGCGGCCCTCCAAATCCTCACGGAAGCGCGGTCGCAAATGAACCGCGTGAACTACGGACGCGTGCTGGGAGAACTGGCGCTCATCCGAATAAGTTTATTGGAAGACCTTCGTTCGATCGACGCCATGTTGCATGCGATCCAGACGAAAGATGAACGGACGGACTCAATTCCGTCGCCTCGCCGGATCAAATCTCAGGATACAGCTGAGAGACCCGCTTCCGCAAATTCAGCGCCAACTCCACCGCCAGTAACCGAAAAAAAAAAGCTAGAAACTGAGCAAAAACCGGAAATCCCCCATCAAACCGCGCCCCCCAGTCGCCCAAAAGTCAAGATCAAAAAAGGTTGCGAGCCGGAATTATTGACGCAACTCATTGAAACATCAGATGTTCGGTTTCAAAGCCACCTTAGAACTGCTTCATTAGCAATTTTTGAGCCAAACGGTCTGGAATTGGCATTCGATACAAGCTATGATTTTAGTCGAAGGTTTTGTGAAAAGAATCTCGATGAAATTCAACGTTTGGCATGCCGATTGACTGGGCAATCCGTCGCGGTCCGCATTGCGGCTCCGGCGGAGTCGACAAGTCCCCAGCCAAAAGCGCCGGTCGCCGAAAGCCGGCCACGCCGATCGATGGAGGATGTCGAGAACATTCCTTTTGTCCGAGACCTTCTCAGTGTTTTCAACGCTAAAGTTTTGCAGGTTCAGACTTTGAAAGCTGCGGAAGTCGCATCAATCCCCGATTTGAACAGCGGAGCGGCAGCCGAAGTTAGCGGCCTTTCCGAGCCAGATGGTGAAGAATCGCAAGACTTGCCCGAATGA
- the recR gene encoding recombination mediator RecR, which produces MESSAHPFGPAVGELIEQFSRLPGIGRKSAERLTHYMLGCTGEDARALAEAILRVKNSVHPCAVCFNLTEAETCRICQDPKRDRDVVCVVEHSKDVVALESTGAFHGLYHVLGGRISPLEGVGPEDLTIAALVQRIRNDGIGELVMATNPTLEGDGTALFISNLLADDGVQMTRLARGIASGSVLEFANKEMLADALRGRQGF; this is translated from the coding sequence ATGGAAAGTTCCGCACATCCGTTTGGCCCGGCTGTTGGCGAATTAATCGAACAGTTTTCTCGCCTTCCCGGCATTGGTCGGAAATCGGCGGAACGTCTGACACATTACATGTTGGGTTGTACCGGCGAGGATGCTCGAGCTTTAGCGGAAGCAATTCTCCGAGTAAAAAACTCCGTGCATCCTTGTGCAGTATGCTTTAATTTAACAGAAGCCGAGACTTGCCGAATTTGCCAAGATCCCAAGCGTGACCGCGATGTCGTTTGTGTTGTGGAACACTCGAAAGACGTGGTTGCGTTGGAATCGACTGGTGCGTTTCACGGGTTGTACCATGTGCTCGGTGGACGAATTTCGCCGCTTGAGGGAGTCGGTCCGGAAGATCTCACCATTGCGGCATTGGTTCAACGGATTCGAAACGACGGAATCGGTGAGTTGGTGATGGCGACTAATCCGACTTTGGAAGGCGATGGAACGGCACTTTTTATTTCGAATTTATTGGCCGACGACGGCGTGCAAATGACAAGGCTCGCCCGCGGAATCGCCTCCGGGAGCGTCTTGGAATTTGCGAACAAAGAAATGTTGGCCGACGCCTTACGGGGTCGGCAGGGGTTTTAA
- the rpoN gene encoding RNA polymerase factor sigma-54, whose amino-acid sequence MQLNVGQFQKMSQQMKLAPRMIQSMEILQLPVIALQERIDQELEENVCLEARTKDRENTTDSERQQEIDKAREEANGKDTDQKEMVSDDNNEADFERLLDISQDWPEDNVSAGSRVSSNRMGDEMDRQHDLMSNMVARPQSLQDHLIEQFGFFSCDPDVRSFGEFLIQNLDHNGRLQSSLPEIVQVYPLNIDLETAEKALAMIQRLEPAGVGARDLKECMLLQIQPETPYRDVIVTLINDHLEDLSQNRLPVIQRKTGYDLDTIKTAIEEMRHVVDPYPGRGFVEQPVQRVTPDVSVEQDSNGHWTVKLIDEYTPELRISKRYINMLRSNPDQQTKEYIKKKIDSAKWLIESIEQRNGTLRKVSQAIVDYQSAFLEQGPEAIQPLKMQQIADQVGVHVTTVSRAVDDKWIQTPRGLFPLKRFFGGGTQTDDGEEVAWDIIRLKLKAIIDNEDKKSPLSDDALVEALAEEGYQLARRTVTKYRKNMGIASSRQRREY is encoded by the coding sequence ATGCAACTGAATGTCGGTCAATTTCAAAAAATGAGCCAACAAATGAAGTTGGCTCCGCGGATGATCCAGTCAATGGAGATTCTGCAACTTCCCGTCATCGCGTTACAGGAACGAATCGACCAGGAACTCGAAGAAAACGTTTGCCTGGAAGCTCGAACCAAGGACCGCGAGAACACCACCGATTCCGAGCGTCAGCAGGAAATCGATAAAGCTCGCGAGGAAGCGAACGGCAAAGACACCGACCAAAAAGAAATGGTGTCCGACGACAACAACGAAGCCGATTTCGAACGCTTGCTCGATATCAGTCAGGATTGGCCCGAAGACAATGTCTCCGCCGGCAGTCGTGTGTCATCGAATCGCATGGGCGACGAGATGGACCGCCAGCACGACCTGATGAGCAACATGGTCGCACGTCCGCAATCACTGCAAGACCACTTGATCGAGCAATTCGGATTCTTCTCCTGTGATCCCGACGTCCGTAGCTTCGGTGAGTTCCTGATCCAAAATCTGGATCACAATGGTCGTCTGCAATCCAGCCTGCCCGAGATCGTGCAGGTCTATCCGCTCAATATCGATCTGGAAACCGCTGAAAAAGCACTCGCGATGATCCAGCGATTGGAACCCGCAGGTGTGGGAGCACGGGATCTCAAGGAGTGTATGCTCCTGCAAATCCAACCGGAAACACCTTATCGTGATGTGATTGTGACGCTGATCAACGATCACCTCGAAGACCTCAGCCAAAACCGTCTGCCGGTGATCCAGCGAAAAACCGGCTACGACTTGGACACAATCAAAACCGCCATTGAAGAAATGCGGCATGTGGTTGATCCATACCCGGGCCGCGGTTTCGTGGAACAACCGGTGCAGCGTGTCACGCCGGATGTGTCTGTGGAGCAGGATTCGAACGGTCACTGGACGGTGAAGTTGATTGACGAATACACACCGGAACTCCGCATCAGCAAGCGATACATCAACATGCTGCGGAGCAATCCCGATCAACAAACCAAGGAATACATCAAGAAAAAAATCGACTCGGCGAAGTGGCTGATTGAGTCCATCGAGCAGCGGAACGGCACACTTCGGAAAGTCTCACAGGCAATTGTCGATTACCAGTCGGCATTTCTCGAGCAGGGTCCGGAAGCGATTCAGCCGCTCAAGATGCAGCAAATCGCCGATCAAGTTGGCGTGCACGTGACGACGGTTTCGCGAGCCGTCGATGACAAATGGATTCAAACCCCGCGTGGTTTGTTCCCGCTCAAACGCTTTTTCGGTGGCGGTACGCAGACGGACGACGGTGAGGAAGTCGCCTGGGACATCATTCGGCTGAAACTTAAAGCCATTATCGACAACGAAGATAAGAAGAGTCCGCTCAGCGACGATGCGTTAGTCGAAGCCTTGGCAGAAGAGGGCTACCAACTCGCTCGGCGAACCGTTACGAAATATCGCAAGAACATGGGCATCGCGTCTTCCAGACAACGCCGCGAATACTAA
- a CDS encoding SDR family oxidoreductase → MSRTIVITGATRGLGRNLVDRFVESGQTVVGCGRSESAVAELREQYGSPHAFAAVDVTDDASVQQWCQSVLDSHGPPDLLINNAAIINRSAPLWEITVDEFSQIVNINIVGVANVLRGFVPRMNQRGEGVIVNLSSGWGRSTSPEVAPYCATKFAIEGLTKALAQELPSGLAAIPLNPGIIDTDMLRSAFGSAAGSYPNAEQWSRTAAPFLLELGPRDNGESLTVPH, encoded by the coding sequence ATGTCGAGAACGATTGTCATCACCGGTGCAACACGTGGGTTGGGCCGGAATTTGGTGGATCGCTTTGTGGAATCAGGGCAAACTGTGGTCGGTTGCGGTCGCTCCGAATCCGCTGTGGCCGAACTCCGTGAACAGTACGGATCGCCGCACGCGTTTGCCGCTGTGGATGTCACCGATGACGCAAGCGTTCAACAGTGGTGTCAATCCGTGCTCGACTCGCACGGTCCGCCAGATTTGCTGATCAACAACGCTGCCATCATCAACCGTAGTGCCCCATTGTGGGAGATTACGGTGGATGAGTTCTCGCAGATCGTGAACATCAACATCGTCGGCGTGGCGAATGTGCTTCGCGGTTTCGTCCCGCGAATGAACCAACGCGGTGAGGGTGTAATTGTGAATCTCAGTTCCGGTTGGGGTCGATCGACCTCGCCGGAAGTCGCACCATATTGTGCCACGAAGTTCGCCATTGAAGGACTGACGAAAGCACTCGCTCAGGAACTCCCGAGTGGCTTGGCAGCGATTCCGCTCAATCCTGGGATTATCGACACCGACATGCTTCGCAGTGCATTCGGATCGGCGGCGGGGAGTTATCCCAACGCCGAGCAGTGGAGCCGCACCGCCGCGCCGTTTTTGCTTGAACTCGGCCCGAGAGACAACGGTGAATCACTCACCGTTCCTCATTGA
- a CDS encoding MIP/aquaporin family protein, with amino-acid sequence MTVNQRKYLAEVIGTFALVFTGTGAIVVNQAIDGQPVTHPGIALTFGLIVMSVIYAIGDVSGAHINPAVTIAFTVAGRFPGSQVLPYILSQCIGGLAASGLLRVMFPAQEFLGGTLPAGSWSQSFIFEVVLTFMLMYVVLRVSSGAKEKGIMAGVAIGSVVALEAMFAGPVCGASMNPARSLAPAVVSGHLESLWIYLTAPVIGAVLAIPASDLTTLPDSDEPTTSADQAPVDAN; translated from the coding sequence ATGACGGTCAACCAGCGTAAGTATCTGGCGGAAGTGATTGGAACGTTCGCGCTCGTGTTCACCGGAACCGGGGCGATCGTGGTCAATCAGGCCATCGACGGGCAACCGGTCACACACCCGGGTATTGCATTGACGTTTGGCCTGATCGTCATGTCCGTGATCTATGCCATCGGAGACGTGTCGGGTGCCCACATCAATCCGGCAGTCACCATTGCATTCACTGTCGCTGGACGGTTTCCCGGCTCGCAGGTTCTCCCTTATATCCTCAGTCAGTGCATCGGTGGTTTGGCAGCGAGTGGCTTGTTGCGAGTCATGTTTCCGGCCCAAGAGTTCCTCGGTGGAACATTACCGGCGGGATCATGGTCGCAATCGTTTATCTTCGAGGTCGTACTGACGTTTATGCTGATGTACGTTGTCCTCAGGGTGTCCAGCGGCGCGAAAGAGAAGGGCATCATGGCGGGGGTGGCGATCGGTAGTGTCGTCGCACTGGAAGCCATGTTCGCAGGTCCGGTTTGCGGAGCCTCGATGAATCCCGCGCGATCGTTGGCACCGGCGGTAGTCAGCGGGCATCTCGAGTCGCTGTGGATCTACCTCACCGCACCAGTCATCGGAGCCGTGCTGGCCATTCCAGCCAGCGACTTGACGACACTTCCCGATTCTGATGAACCAACAACTTCCGCCGATCAAGCTCCTGTGGACGCCAACTGA
- the lpxA gene encoding acyl-ACP--UDP-N-acetylglucosamine O-acyltransferase, producing MPIHPTAVVDPLAVIDPTANIGPYTVIEGPVAIECGCKIGPFAYITGSTTIGANCTIHANTSIGDYPQDRAFDGGESFCRIGADTIIREGVTIHRGTAAGSITSVGDRCLLMTNSHVGHNCILEDDVTLVSGALLGGHVTVGSKTIISGNAAVHQFVRIGEMAMVSGLAKVVQDIPPFFMTDRDGHVVGVNSVGLRRNGFTAEERAEVKSAFRIVYRSISNAQNALDLLRETMRTRTGLAIVDFYANGGNRGVAKARERRRAAA from the coding sequence ATGCCGATTCACCCAACAGCTGTCGTTGACCCACTCGCCGTCATCGATCCGACCGCCAACATCGGCCCATATACCGTTATCGAAGGACCAGTCGCGATTGAATGTGGCTGCAAAATCGGTCCTTTTGCTTACATCACTGGCTCGACCACAATCGGAGCCAATTGCACCATCCATGCCAATACGAGCATCGGCGACTACCCCCAAGACCGTGCCTTCGACGGGGGCGAAAGCTTCTGCCGCATCGGTGCCGACACCATCATCCGTGAAGGCGTGACCATCCATCGTGGAACCGCAGCCGGTTCGATCACCAGCGTTGGTGATCGCTGCCTGCTCATGACGAATTCCCACGTTGGTCACAACTGTATTCTCGAAGACGACGTCACGTTGGTGAGCGGAGCACTCCTGGGCGGCCATGTCACCGTTGGATCGAAAACGATCATCAGCGGCAACGCGGCGGTTCACCAGTTCGTCCGAATCGGTGAAATGGCGATGGTCAGCGGATTGGCCAAAGTGGTGCAGGATATCCCGCCGTTTTTTATGACGGATCGCGATGGTCATGTGGTTGGAGTTAACAGCGTTGGACTGCGTCGTAACGGGTTCACCGCCGAGGAGCGTGCAGAGGTGAAATCCGCTTTTCGGATCGTTTACCGATCAATCTCCAACGCCCAGAATGCGTTAGATTTGCTCCGGGAAACGATGCGAACCCGGACCGGATTGGCCATTGTCGATTTCTACGCCAACGGGGGTAATCGCGGAGTGGCGAAGGCACGTGAACGTCGTCGAGCCGCCGCATAA